Proteins from one Ranitomeya variabilis isolate aRanVar5 chromosome 1, aRanVar5.hap1, whole genome shotgun sequence genomic window:
- the LOC143795137 gene encoding taste receptor type 2 member 40-like — MFPTFLLIFMTILAISTVIGSIANSIIIAVNIKDKIKGKTLSPSDQILLMMGISNVLFQFIMIINDFLSFLESDLYFSEEIYILFSAIINFPVFTSFWLMACLSISYYFQIFIFTHPFLVRLKLAVFRCIPQLLITSVLVSLATCIPVIWNTILDNQGFNMTSIRSMEASSPKLTLEYLIISNLISCSLPLILAAVSNGLIIMSLVAHTKKAVKNAKGDLSANTEGQVRAARTISCLLLIYVCFYISELLLFTEIFLPSSPGLCVCLVIIYSYSPAQSIVLIFGSPKLKQASIRITNCIQGLNKKVDTTPTVDFIKVNIKGSVKVPSHEATLQR; from the coding sequence ATGTTTCCTACATTTTTGTTAATTTTTATGACTATTTTGGCCATTAGCACTGTAATAGGTTCAATTGCCAATTCAATCATCATTGCTGTAAATATCAAAGATAAGATCAAGGGGAAAACGCTAAGTCCTTCAGATCAGATTTTGCTAATGATGGGCATATCCAATGTCTTATTTCAATTCATAATGATCATAAATGATTTTCTTAGCTTCCTTGAAAGTGatctctacttctctgaagagaTTTATATTCTATTCTCAGCCATTATCAATTTCCCAGTGTTTACCAGCTTCTGGTTAATGGCATGTCTATCCATCAGCTACTATTTCCAAATTTTCATTTTCACTCATCCATTCCTTGTGCGACTGAAGTTAGCAGTGTTCCGCTGTATCCCACAGCTTCTAATCACTTCAGTTCTTGTATCACTAGCGACATGTATACCTGTGATCTGGAACACAATCCTAGACAATCAAGGATTCAACATGACAAGTATTCGGAGTATGGAAGCCTCTTCTCCTAAGTTGACCTTGGAATATCTAATCATTAGTAACCTCATCAGTTGCTCACTGCCACTAATCTTAGCAGCAGTTTCCAATGGTCTTATCATCATGTCTCTAGTAGCTCACACCAAGAAAGCAGTCAAGAATGCTAAAGGAGATCTTAGTGCCAATACAGAAGGTCAAGTGAGGGCAGCAAGGACAATAAGTTGTCTTCTTTTGATATATGTTTGTTTCTATATATCTGAACTACTGTTATTCACTGAAATCTTTCTACCAAGTAGTCCAGGATTATGTGTTTGTTTGGTGATCATTTACAGTTATTCTCCTGCCCAGTCTATTGTCCTTATTTTTGGAAGCCCTAAATTGAAACAAGCCTCTATAAGAATAACAAATTGTATTCAAGGTTTAAATAAAAAAGTGGACACTACACCAACTGTTGACTTTATCAAGGTCAACATTAAGgggtctgtaaaggtaccttcacacgaagcgacgctgcagcgatag